Within the Miscanthus floridulus cultivar M001 chromosome 17, ASM1932011v1, whole genome shotgun sequence genome, the region CCAGAACGATATGGCATGTACACATGGATAACCAGGCCGTTGGCAGCCAGCCAGCCACACTTGAGTTGAGTGGCAGCAATTTGGCTGAACGCCTACTGGAGAACACCAACACTTGTATTGCATCTAGAGTAGTTCTAGAATCTAGACACGGCAAGCACGCGACAGTTAGTTAGCCCAGCGAGAGGGAGCAATGGCAACCATCAGCGTCGCCACCATCGTCGGGGCGGCCGTCGTCGCCAGGCCGTCTCAGGCTCAAGGTACGTAAGCTCGTCGTCGTCTGGTCTGGGGATCTGGTGCAAGAGCTAGCGGCGCCGTCAGTCACACCTGCATGCCGCGGCGTGTAAGCACAGAGTATCTCTTGACATGAGGAGGTTGCTGTGTGTGTCTGTGTGTAGGGCTGCCGCAGCTGAGGGCGAGAGCCGAGAAGGTGCGGTGCGGCGCCGCCGACTCGAGGCGGCCGAGTCAGCGGGACGGCACCAGCGTTAGCGCCAAGGCGCCGCCAGCGTCTCCGGCGGGCGCCGCGTCGTCGCTTCTGGCCGTGGCCAGCGCGATGACGACGTCGTCGCCCGCGCTGGCGCTGGTGGACGAGCGGATGTCGACGGAGGGCACCGGGCTCAGCCTGGGGCTCAGCAACAACCTGCTGGGGTGGATCCTGCTGGGCGTCTTCGGCCTCATCTGGTCCCTCTA harbors:
- the LOC136517378 gene encoding photosystem II reaction center W protein, chloroplastic-like, encoding MATISVATIVGAAVVARPSQAQGLPQLRARAEKVRCGAADSRRPSQRDGTSVSAKAPPASPAGAASSLLAVASAMTTSSPALALVDERMSTEGTGLSLGLSNNLLGWILLGVFGLIWSLYTVYTSTLDEDDDSGLSL